From Stenotrophomonas sp. SAU14A_NAIMI4_8:
GGGCGAGAGCTATATCGACGGTGATTGGCGCTGTGAGGACCTGGTGGCGCTGGTGCAGCTGCTGGTTCGCAACCGCGACCTGCTAGACGGCATGGAGCGCGGCCCGGCGCGCGTGGGCGGCTGGCTGCTGCGCGGCTGGAACCGCCTGCGCCGCAACAGCCGCGCCGGCAGCCGGCGCAACATCGCCGCCCACTACGACCTGGGCAACGACTTCTTCAGCCTGTTCCTGTCGCCGGACCTGATGTATTCCTCGGCACTGTTCGCCAACGAACAGGAAACATTGGAAGCCGCATCTCAGCGCAAGCTGGACCGCATCTGCCGGCAGCTGCAGTTGCAGCCGGGCGACCGCGTGGTGGAAATCGGCACCGGCTGGGGCGGCTTCGCCCTGCATGCCACACGGCACTACGGCTGCCATGTGACCACCACCACCATTTCCGCCGAACAGCACGCGCTGGCGCAGCAACGCGTGCGCGAGGCCGGCCTGCAGGACCGCATCGTCCTGCTTACCCAGGACTATCGCGACCTGCAGGGGCCGTTCGACAAGCTGGTCTCGATCGAGATGATCGAAGCCGTTGGCGCCGAATACCTGGACACTTACCTGGCCACCCTGCAGCGCCTGCTGAAGCCCGATGGTGTAGCCCTGCTGCAGGCAATCACCATCGAAGACCATCGCTACGAGCAGGCGCGCCGCAGCGTGGACTACATCAAGCGCTTCGTGTTTCCCGGCAGCTTCATTCCCTCCATCAACGCGATCATGGCCGCCAAGACCCGCAGCAGCGACCTGCAGCTGGTGGCCCAGCACGACTTCGGGCACTCCTATGCCCTGACCCTGCGCGCCTGGCGGCAGCGCTTCCTGGCCCAGCGCAGCGCCGTGCAGGCACAAGGCTTCGACGCGCGCTTCTGCCGCCTGTGGGAGTTCTATCTGGCCTACTGCGAGGGCGGCTTCCTGGAACGTTCGATCGGCGTGTCGCACCTGTTGCTGGCGCGCCCCGGCTTCCGCCCCGCCGGCAATGCCGGGCAGGCGGTGTGAGATGCGCCGCACCTGGGTCAATCTGCTCGGCAACCAGGCAGTCTGGCTGTGCGCCGTGGCCGGTGCCGCACGCGGCTGGCAGTGGCCGGCCCTGCTGGCCGCGACGATCTATATCGGCAGCCAGTTGATGACCTCGCCACAGCCCCGACTGGACCTGAAACTGCTGGCGCTGGCCCTGGCCTGCGCGTGGCTGGTGGACGGCGTGGTGGCCGCCACCGGCAGCGTGCGCTATGCCGCCGCCCCATTCGGCTGGGCACCACCGCCGTGGATCTGTGCGCTGTGGGCCGCCTTCGCCATGACCCTGACCGCATCGATGGCCTTCCTGCAGCGGCATTGGCTGCTGCCGATCCTGTTC
This genomic window contains:
- a CDS encoding cyclopropane-fatty-acyl-phospholipid synthase family protein is translated as MNELTPSVSLAPPGALDAFLRRRLLDQLAPLREGSLLVRDAFGEQRLGEPGGELHATVTIEDPAFYRKVAAQGSVGAGESYIDGDWRCEDLVALVQLLVRNRDLLDGMERGPARVGGWLLRGWNRLRRNSRAGSRRNIAAHYDLGNDFFSLFLSPDLMYSSALFANEQETLEAASQRKLDRICRQLQLQPGDRVVEIGTGWGGFALHATRHYGCHVTTTTISAEQHALAQQRVREAGLQDRIVLLTQDYRDLQGPFDKLVSIEMIEAVGAEYLDTYLATLQRLLKPDGVALLQAITIEDHRYEQARRSVDYIKRFVFPGSFIPSINAIMAAKTRSSDLQLVAQHDFGHSYALTLRAWRQRFLAQRSAVQAQGFDARFCRLWEFYLAYCEGGFLERSIGVSHLLLARPGFRPAGNAGQAV
- a CDS encoding DUF2878 domain-containing protein, with the translated sequence MRRTWVNLLGNQAVWLCAVAGAARGWQWPALLAATIYIGSQLMTSPQPRLDLKLLALALACAWLVDGVVAATGSVRYAAAPFGWAPPPWICALWAAFAMTLTASMAFLQRHWLLPILFGLLLAPLAYLSAARGFDAVAFAEPRWQGLALLGLGWAVALPLLVGMARHGARAPRRPLLQRARP